The genome window TCCCCGCCCATCGGGAGTTTCCATCCATTCCGTTCCAAGCGACTGCTAATGGATTCTACGCGGCGCTCTTCTGCCCTTTCCTTGCTTTATCACTTGTCCACTTCAACAGCACCAATTTCCCCTGGTCCTAGACGCCCATAGCGCTGTACACTTGCAGAAAAGATGCGATCTAGCCTTCAAGGAAATATGATTTAGTTGCTTATTCGCACGCTTTTCCGAAACAGATGGCACTCTGTTATGAATTAGTTCTCAgtattaatttgtttacacATGGAACTGCTCTCTTGAAATATCTCCGAGTGTCCCCTACTCCTGGCATTGCCTTCCATTCCGTGGTGGGGCGAATGCACTTTGCCAGCGCCAAAGGTTTGTTTTTCCTCTGCGCTCTCCTTCAGCTCATTTGCCCCTTGGCCTATCGCACGTTTTTCTCCTGCTTTCCCGTGGCCGAGGAAAAACTATGCCTCCTCCTGCCCCGCTCCTCTTCGCCGGCATTTCCTTGTGCCCTCCACATTGTATTATTTACGCTCGCCGCCCGGTCTTGTGATAAGCCTCTGCGGGTCTTCCGCCCCTCGACCGTCCGGGAGGATTTTAAAGTCATCGCCGGACAATGTCCCAGACTTGCGGCTCTCGGTTTTCCTCGCCAGCGCCGCTGATAAGCGACCTCGGGACCGCGCGCCTGGTCAACGCCCCCAGAAGAACGCACTGATAGTGGGCAATGCTCGGTCGTTCCTTTTAGGACCTaactattgattttttttatgattttatcGTGTCATATCAGCGAATCGAGTCATGCCAGGATGTATAGTAACAGAAACAGCGATTTTGACCGCCGGACACACTGAAAACAATTACATCGTTTATTGGAAGATGGAAAAGACTTGAATAGGCGAAGAAACGGTTATCGTCAGCTGCTTATGTCAATTACAAAGTAATCATAAAAAGCAAATCTAAAACCTAATTGGGATTCACTTCCTCAAGGAGTCATTTACCTTCTTGTGTAATTATTAGCATTATGATAGAGACGGAAAACTTTTCAGTGCAGATACAAACACTTTGATAGACTGCCATAACTCCTGGCAGCGATAAGGACGGGAATGGGCCCTGTCCCAGGACGCTTATCGAGTGTTGATTTGCCTTATCGATGTGGCAGGGCAACGGCTAATCGGCAACAGGACTCATCCCCATGCCCATCCTCCCTCCTCCTCCGGCGATAAGAGAACAACATGGGTATCGATTCCGGAGTTTTCCCTTCACACTGGCGTGGCACTGTGTTTTTTCCACATATGGCACTATACTCGTACGAGCTGTCTTTACCTTGGCCAAGTGTTACCTTGCCCAAAACGTGAGCGTTGGCAAACTGCTCCAATTATTTGCGAAATTCGCTTCGCTCGATTTTGGATGGCCAAATGTGTGTCTCATGAGTGCCCGAAGCGCTGCTGTTGCAACATTCGAGGCATTTCTTGCTAACTCAGTAAACGTGAACGGAGAAGCCAAGAACAGCCAAGAACAGGCCCCCAAGAATACCCCCGTATCGTGGATGTGTGCCCAAGAGCCCCCAGGTAATTAGGTCATCGGTTGTGGTTGTGACAATTTCGCGAAACGCACAAGAAACGAACTGCGACAGCAGAAAACTTGGATGAAAAATGACGATGCGAACTGTGCACTTTCTCCCACCCTTTCCCTTAAGGAAAGGCCACATGCCAATATGGCCCAAAGGAAGGAAGCTAGTAGGTCTTCCAATAACACATATTCAATCTACAAGGCGGCTAATAAACAGAGTGCTCGGGATGCAAAAAAGCAAGCTAGCGGTCAACTGGGCTTGCCCTCCCGGCGTGGTCGGTCCGTAACGGAGATCATCGCAATCAACTGTGACGTCGTCAGATCCCTCCAGGAAAAATATTGCAATGCCTTCGTCATCGAATGACCGCTTCTCCAGCGGCTCTCCATGCCTGCGTGGCCGAAAATCTGGTTGGTCCGTCAGGGAAAGCTTGAGGGGAGCGGGCAAGGGATCCGCCAGAACAACAGCCAAGCCCAGACCCTGGATATTCGAACGGTAAAAGACTAGTAAGGGGCGAATCATCCGTCAGCAGGAAAGACATACAATTACCAGGCAGCCCATGAACAGCCCTACTAGAAAATTGATTTCCATTGGGcataaattttgaaacaaaTATTTGACAAGCCGATAAAGGGTATAGCTGACCCACACTATATCCTTCATATATCGAGTTTTCTTTAAGATGCCGGTTTTCAACTACTTCCCAAGAGCTTTGATCGGCTCACCTTTCAGCCTGCTAGAACTCTTGACTCGAAGAATGACGTTGAGGTCCTCATCGGAAGCTGAAGATTGCCGAGTATTCAAACGGGTGAAAACCGCCAAATTATGAAACACAGTGCTCTTGAACGCATTATTTTAGTCATATTTATTTCATAGTTCTTGGGATTAGCAGGGGCTACAGGCCAACAACGACCAAAGCTGCTTGCTTACAAATATGattagaaatatttttattttggctttttcttattatattttgttatagCATCGCAAGccaatcattaataaaaatcattatcAAAACAATTCCCATTCTTATATAACATATTCGAGTAGTGGCCAGTGGTCAGTGCTGCGAAGAAAGATAAAGTGCTCCAACGAGAGCTGCCAAAAGTAACTGGAACTGGGTAACCGACTCATGCTCACTCACATGCTGGCAACTCAGCCACTTGGCCAACACACAGAGCCACTTGGCTAAAATGAGCGGCTCAAGGTCATCACGCCAcacaaaaagaaacaaaacgCAGACGAAGAAAAATGCTGCAAATCTCTCGACGTCTAACTGCAGCCAAAGTCGCACTTGCAGTCGTCTCTCGATGGCCTCGAATCTCGAAtccgctgcagcagcaacaacccaGCAGCTCCATCAGCTCCCCCAGGggggcaacaacaacaaaagcgggCTTACGAAATCACGAGCCATTTGAATTGAATGAGCCACGCAGATCGTGGGCTTCTCAGGGGGAGGTGGCGAGGTAGGGAGCGGTGGCCAAGCAAGGCTCATACACTGAGGAAAAACTGCATCAAATTGAGCCTAGCTATTCATTCCTCTTAAGTACAATCAAAAGCAAGCTTGTACGAGTAGATATCAGACATCAGAACTTCAACGATACTTTTCTCTCGCTGCTTTAGATATCAGACATCAGAACGATTGTGTCCAACTTCAAAGATACTTTTCTCTCGCTGCATTAGATGGAGTTACAAGTCAAAAGCACTCTCACACTCGCCCAGAAACAGGCACATACAGACAAAACAAAGCTCGGCGCTTACAAAATTCACACAGTGTTTCAATTGCACTTCACAAGGGAACCTCTGTGTATCGGGGAGCACATCTCTCGATCGTTACAAAATTGTAAGACTTCCCGTTCCTCTCCCTTTCCATCCCAGCCATCCAGTCCCACATACAAATCGATGGAGATGGAATGCTAGTCGAACACCGATCAAATAAACCGCAAAACTGCCCATGCCCAAAGCCAGCTAAGATCATCAACGGCATCAACGGCATCAtcaacaacatcaacatcgTCAGCAGCGGATGGAGAAGCCTAACTGAAACCGAATTTCGGGATCGGAACTCTGAATACCCTGCGAATGAGGCATAGATATTTGCATCTTAGATATGAACTAATAGTTTACATTGGATGATTCAAGCATCCACATTGAAGAGATCATCAAGAaatagtaaaataaataataaaatatattcaattgCAATATTTCCAGTTTATAATGGTTTTTTATGTTCTTTATAAATTCCAGCCAAGTTAATATCGTAAAATATTATGAATATAAATATGCCTAGATAGACAGACCCCTCTGTATCTCAAAGCCCTGAAGTACACAAAAATCTAATGACGTCGTCCTAAGCAATGAAACACATAATCACTGCGCAGTAGAGCCcaataatgataatgataccCTTTGGCGAGGGTATGGAAACTTTGTCGCTTTGTGGGCGGCATCAAAGTTGCCGTTCACTTGCAATTGCGATCCGATGGTGGGCGGCGTGGAGCGGGTCGGCTCCTCTAGATTTCAGATGGTGGATGTTGATGGCGACTCGGCGAGTTGGTGGACGGGTGGCGTGCCTCGGTGGCATTTGGTGTCATTCGAAGTTAATTGCTGGGAACGAGCGACAGAGGCCGCCGTACCTCGCTTTTGGCTCTGGCCCGGATTTGTGTCAACTCTTAAGGTTAACCTCGTAATTATGACTGCTGCTGCCTGCGTCTTCGGTTTTCCTCAGTTCTGTTCTCGACGGTTCCCGTGATTCGAGTAGCAAAGAGTTGGATACTTAATTCGAAATCAAACATACTCAAAATTactttgttttttaaaaattcctaACGCTCATTCACTAGATGATGAGCTTTCCATTTGGGCAGCAGTAGATCGACCGTTAGAAGCCGGTctcacacatacatacatgtgtaTATCGAAAATAGAAATCAAAAGCATTTAACTGCGGAAAAAGTCGCGGAGAAACCCTTCTCTGTCTTCCTACATTTCCTATTTCTTTAGCTTTTTCCCCGCCTCCTTTCTCCACTCCCCCGGTTTCCTTCGCCCATAGAGCACCCTTTTCCGAGTCAGCTTTTCTTTGTGGTCCCAAGCCCGCTGGCGCTCCTCGTTCGGCGGCTCTGGAGTGtgagaaaatgagaaaatcaAGGCAGCTACAGATGCATAGATACTCAGATTTGAACAGAGACGGGACGATCTGGCTGTACCGCTCCGTAAGAGGTTCCGTCTGGGTCCGGTTCCCGTTAGAGCTGGAAAAAGGGCAAAGCCAGCTCAGATACATTGGTATCTGCGGAGTGAGGATCCCTAGGAAGACGCGAAGCTGGAAATCCGAGTAATGGATTTCGAAACTTCGCCAGCTCAGCTTTCGTTTCGATTATGAAACCCAAACCGAAAGAGTGGGCGGAGGAGAAGGTTTCCTTTATTACTCTGGAAATTTCCCTGGGGAGACTGGCGAGGAATTCAGGTCAAGCGGGCTTAGGAATTTCTGTGGCGAATCTTGGGAGAATCCCTGGCCGGGTAAactgaaaatatatatgtatgtacaccaATACGACACTAAACGGGCGAGAAAGGCAGTGCTTAATTATTCAAATGTTATGCGCAATTTAACTCTTTGTTGTTGTGGcttatgtttttgttttgtccgTATTATTCAACTGCCATTCGATTTCGTTTCGTGGCGACTCCTTGATGGGCAAGTTGGCCAAGTGGGAAACCAGTTTTAGAATCGGCCAAAACCCAAATAGCAGCCACCATCATCGTATTAGAGAATCCCACGCAGAACGCGtttcactcactcactcactcactcagcTTTTGGCTAACGAAGCGCACGACTTTGGTCtaataaaagcaaaacacACATGTGTCCATGGAGACGCACACAGGGGCAGAGGAAAACCCCCACGCACAGGCATCTCTGAAGGTTGGAAAGCCCAGAGAATACACAGGGCGAAACTCTGAGAACTAACCCATTCCAGCGGATGCCATGAACACCATAGTATATGTAAGCACCCAATATTCAAAGGTAATTTATTAAGCTTTCCTCTAATAGTGCAATACTTTTTACCGAGCTCAATGGCGAAATAAAGACTCGCCCTCGGCTTGTGGAGagttttttattaaaagcaaatttcaTCTCAAATAATCCCGCtaaggcagcaacaacaattaagcaattaatttatttcagCTGTGTGGCACTTTGAATAGCGGGAAAAAATCCAAGCCGAGTAGTAAATGGCCCGGCAGGCGGCCAGATCGGATCAAACCTGTTGAATCGCGGTCCCAGAACAGAACTCTGGGCAGTTCCCATTCGAGAGAGTGCTTAGCCAAGCGGGTATACCAGATACTCGTCCACTGACCGTGTTTCACGGGGCAATGCAAATTGTCTGGCTACAGACAGCGGGGTTAAAAGGGGTGGGCCCTAGGCAACCGAGGGATGCATTTGGAGCGCCCTGCTGAATCACTTCAGCGGTGATTCATGCCGAGAACGAACGTAATTGTCTATGGGCTCCACCGAAATTAGTTTCCAAGCTAATGTAAGCTTGCGAAACAATAAAAAGGTGTGCAAGGAAAGATCAATGGAGGGTATGGCGGGTTATGCAAGCCAATTTTACCCCTTGCTCAAAGGTCTCCCCATATTACACGCTTTCATAACAGAGGGTCCCATCCCGTAAATAGGTTTAAAACCAAACCTAACTAACCGATTGTACTTAAAAAGGCGATTAAGGCTTCCATTATCAGCGCATAAAGAGAGAGATAACGGCCTTCCTAGACATGTCTTATCTGTCGCCCAAGTCTGGTCCCTCAATCCTTTTCCACTATCAGCCGTGCCAAAGTCAAAGAACTCCCATATCTATGCCAGAAATATAATCTTAGATGCGGGGACTGTTGCCGTTTCCCAAGAACACGCATTGATTGACGGTCTTTCCCATGCATGCCAAATGATCCTTCAAATGGGCCCTAATAACGACCAGCCCCCTTTGGGATCGGATCAGGTAACGCCCCCTCCCGGGGGTTACCCAAAAAGCGACACGCTCCCAAGACCCGTCAGGCAGTTGACCAGTGGGTTACGTGTGCCTCGGTGCACAGCAACACTAGTGTTTAAGGTTTATATTACTTAAAGGGTTAACTTAGTTTTGCATTTTATCGTACTAAAGAGTGATTTTTCCAAACCGTAAAGAAAACAGCGAATTCCCAATTGCATTGCAAACAATTCTCTCAGTGCAGGGCAACCCCAGCAACAATTATTCAACTTAAAGTCGGTGCAGCGGGGAAAACATCGAAtcatttcggtttcagttAGAAGTGCGCGCGAGCGTTCTCGAAAGAGGCGCTGGGGGGCGGGGCTGTCGGTGGGAGGTTGAGCGAATAAGAGAGTCGAGCATACGAGGCACGCTTTTCCGATCAAACCAGTTTTTCGTAATAGCTGGCATTTGGAATTAGTTACTGCCGATATATTGCTGCACTTGGAATGCGCCCAGATAGAAATTCCCGCACCACGCCCCTCGGCGCCGATCCGCCCCTCTCAATAGAGAGTTGACTATTTTTAGCGGGCACCAGaacttcattaaaatacaatcAATTTGCAAGTGCAGCGCGgagaaaataacaaacaaacaccAGCCACCCACTCTCTCTTTCTCCCTCCCTCTCTCACACTGCGGCGTTCCCAAAGAGAGCGGAGAGATGGCATTTATGCTGAGCAGGCACTGGCAGAGAGCTGAAGATGGGACTGAAGAAGAAGCAGCCGCTGTGTCGGCAGAATGAAAACGAGGACGACCAAACTGCATTGTTGTCATATTTCGTAATACGCTGATGCAGCAGAGAAGCGAAGGGGCGGTGGGCGCAGAGGTGGAGCAGCAGGTCACGGCGgtgagagagagcgagagcgcAGGAGACTTGATTTCAACACCAGCTTATCAGCGGGAGAGCGCGAGAAGAGAGAGCATAAGGGCAGAGCGCCAACGCAGCGGCAAAATGGAAATGTCAAGTTGGGGCTGCGCTCTCCCTCGCTCTCGCTGCCGGCAGCGGCTGCGCTGCTCTCTTAACCATTTGGAGCCCCATTCAAACGCTCGATTCTTGCCATTCCATTTCGTCCGCTCATCCGTCCACATCCACTTGCGTTTTTAGTGCCCTGCGAGCGGGAGAACAATGTGAAACGGGAGCACTACAAATACCGCCCACTACCACTACCAATTCCCATACTCCCATATTCCATGCTATTCCCAGCTCAGTTCGTGCCGTGTGATCAAAGCTTTCGGTAAGGCTTCGGGTCGGCTTTGTGTATCCACCTTAGGGGCTCTCTGTGGCGCTCGTTCtgcctctctctctctctgtctctctcgtTTTTGGGGCTCAGCTCAGGGACAACAAATGCGGTAAAATGGCTTCTGCGTCGACGTCGACATCCCTGCCGTTTCAGTTCTGATTGGAGGTTCGTGCGCGGCGTTTCCTCAGCTGATTTCTTTGCCTTTTGCCTTTTCGCAACCCGCTTTCGGCTCCGTGTTCGTCTCGGTTGCCAATTACGTGtaaccaacaacaacagaagaaacagaaacaacaacaagtgctCTCGAGTGTTGCAAGCCTTCTTCCGCCGAAGAAACCGCAAAACGGATTACCAAGAATCTTTGTAAAATTGGTAAGTGGTGAGATTATCCACGAAATAGTGTTCGAAAAAGGTCAAAGCATCAAGTGTTAAAATATAAACTACAAGTTTAAGTATTCTTATTACCTTTTTAAGACTTCTCTTGAATCTCAGATGAGGATTTTATTGATTAAGATTCAAAAGTTCCCTAAACTGGCATTTGTTTCTGGAGTCCCTAGTGATTTTTCTTTTAAGATATGGAATGTTCTCTGAATTGGATTTTTGGATTAGCATCTAATATCTTTAAATGGGTCATCGCAGGAGTCGAAAACAATTGATGACTAAATCGGCAACCAATAGCTTTTGGATTATAGAATTATAGCGATAAAAGCCTGACAAATTGCCAAAGGGTCATTTTGGAATTCTAGTAGAGTCTTAAAAGCCTAGCAGATACATTTTCTTCTAACAATCTCCCGCTCACACGCTCAGTACATGCACCAACACACGCAGAGTCTACGCCTATTGGAAAGACGCTTTTGTATCCAACTTGTACAGATAGTGGTACAGCCACAGATACAAATGCACACAAGCCGTATACGGCACATGGGGAGTAATGCCGCCACACTAGATACCAGATACATAGATTCGTCCGCCGCTTATTTGTCGGTCGTGCTTCAGTGATCTCTGTCATTTGCAGTTGcccatttccttttttatccCCCACTTCCACATCCAGTCGTCATTCGCCCGGCGCACCCCTTTTGATCACTCTTCCAGTTCCAGTGCCTTCTGGTGGCTTCCAGTGGCTGCAACACTTGCGGTGGCCTCAGTGATTTTCTGAATGAACCAATGGAGTGAATGTGTGAATGAGTGATCCATGTACGCAACATGTTTGCACTGCACAAATTATTTGGACTCAATGTATTATTGATTGTTTAACTCGGCTTAACGTTTATTTAATCCCATTAACTAAAGTGAGCTGCAACTCTATACGTTGATTACTATTCTTGGCAGGAAGGAAACCTGACAACCCTGCCCAAGGGGCAACTCTGCGCTTGCACCTGTGCGCCACTCCAAGCcacaaattcaattatgcaaaTCAAGATCACAGCCCAAAAAACTCAATCTCCGTCTCTGATCAGCATTTGTCTTtgtatgttatgtttatttgttACTTCTGTCGTTGTTTTTAATTCGCTAACCCACTTCACACAgtcgcagcaacaacaaaaatcatgaattattattttgtattggGGCGAAAAGGAAACGAATGCCCAGTCTCAGATCACACATAAATTTTGCGGTTGTTTTGTTAATGAAACGACAAGAGCAGCACTATGACGCTCTTTACTATATATTTCCCGCTCTCCGCGAAAGcttttctgtttgtttgcccacacacacaaacacacttgTGAACACCTTGCGCTCACTGAAAATTATGCTCGAATTATAACTGTTGTTTAGCCGGCGATCGAAACGGTTAAAGCAGCAATGAAAGAGGGAAAAGAGAAAGAGGATGACATGACTAACAACGCAAACGCGATCTAAGCACAAGCATTGTTGTTGGCGCTGGTAGAAACCCATAAAAAGTCGAAACAGTAAAAGTCCAagcggcgtatacgcaatatcaGTGGGGGAAAGGAAAAGGCAGAACTCTCTTATCTATTCTTCTCTCACTCTCGCTTAGATACACAGGCCAAAACATGTTGAAGGCGCCTCTTGTCTTTAACTGCTAAAGTGAAAACATAGTAATCATAGTTGCCATAtttaacaaataataattacaATATTGCAGGAAATTTTTCCGGTGCATTGGGTTAGTGCACGTGACTCTTTCACAAATTCTACTTAAAAGAATCTGCCATCTTGCGCCGATTTCCTGCCCCTTTTTCGTATTCAACAATTCTTCGGAACCAAATTTGCACAATACATTCCttgattattgttatttaaaatgattttatatttatttatttcattcgCAAGTGCCAGCTGCCATGCTAAATAAATGTCTGTTGTGCGCTGCTTCCCCGTGTATATTCATGTGGTATATCTTTTGATCCATACGATACTCCTTTTTATATTCTGGGGCTTGTGGCATTACGGGTAAATGAAATTTTTGTCGAATGCATTTCTGATTTGAATCACCTTCGCGGAGAACGCCAGGTATTTCGCTTTCGGGGTTCTGCTGCCCCGATTGCCCATCCTGATAGCATACAAGTCGCGCGTGTACCCCATATATCTCCTTTTTTAATTAGCAATCTGCAGAAAAACTCCGACTACTGCAAAAACCTAAATTCAAAAGTggaacacaaacaaaaaccgCTCAAAAGTCAGCAAAAAAATGAGGAATCAACGAAAAATACAAGAAACAGAAAAGGTCAGTGACCAAAATATGTTTTGTAACTCAGGCAGAAATCTTCGCGAAAAGAGAATGGGCCAAAAAAAAGCTAAGCAAAAGACGGAAACCAGAAGGCAGTAGTGGTAACCCTTTGGACTCCGGATATAGTTACCGTTGCCCAAAGATCATACAATTTTACTTACgtgcattttattttacaagTATATCCAAGATTCATAACAAATTTAAAGAACAATTACCAAATAAAACCTAATTTTATCTAAAGATCAGCAAAATACATCTACGGAGTAGTGTGACAACCCTAAAGGATTTCTGATAATTTCCCGACCCCAAACGCGCAGTTAGGCTTATTTCACAATTTCCGCCTGCTGgctgaaattaaatattttttttaccgTTTTA of Drosophila mauritiana strain mau12 chromosome 3R, ASM438214v1, whole genome shotgun sequence contains these proteins:
- the LOC117144783 gene encoding uncharacterized protein LOC117144783, whose protein sequence is MKDIVWVSYTLYRLVKYLFQNLCPMEINFLVGLFMGCLVIGLGLAVVLADPLPAPLKLSLTDQPDFRPRRHGEPLEKRSFDDEGIAIFFLEGSDDVTVDCDDLRYGPTTPGGQAQLTASLLFCIPSTLFISRLVD